A window of Garciella nitratireducens DSM 15102 genomic DNA:
ATAAACTTGTAATCATTGTGGAAGATGATGGAGTAGGAATGAGTGAAGAACTATTAAAAAAGGTATCAGATCCTTTTAGTACTACAAGGACTACTAGAAGAGTAGGGCTTGGACTCTCTTTATTACAAGCAGCAACTCAAAGATGTCAAGGTGATTTTAGGATTGATTCTGAGAAAGGAAAAGGAACCAGAGTAGAAGCTAGTTTTCAATATGATCATATTGATCGTGCTCCTTTAGGGGATATGGCTGAAACCATTGAGAGCGTGTTGGTTTCTTTAGAGAATTGTGAACTTATTTATTTTCATCAATTTAATGAACGTGAATTTATTTTTGATACCAGAGAAATAAAAAAAGTATTGGGTGAAGAGATCTCTTTATGGGAACCAGAAGTGATGCAATGGATCAAAGAATATATTCAAGAAGGTTTAACTAATTTATATGGAGGTGCATAAATTCGTGAAAACTTTAAAAGAATTAGAGGAAATTAGAAAAAAAACCTTAGAAAATATTAATATAAGAAAAGGAAAAGAAAGTTATCGGATTGTAGTGGGAATGGCAACCTGTGGAATTGCAGCGGGTGCAAGGCCTGTTTTAACAGCCATTATGGAGCAAGTAAGCAAACTAGGGCTAAAAGATGTTACTATTGCTCAAACAGGATGTATTGGAGCTTGTCGCTTTGAACCTATTGTAGAAGTATATTGTCCAGATGGGGAAAAGGTGACTTATATCAAAATGACCCCTGAAAAAGCAAAAAAAATGGTAGAAAGTCATATAAAAAATGGAAAAGTTGTAGAGGAATATACAATGACTACTATTGATGGAAAAATTATTGATCCAGTCATGAAAGAAAAATAAGGAATATCGAAAAGATGGGGAGGGGATTGATTTGAATTTTTATCGTTCTCAAGTGTTAATATGTGGAGGGACTGGTTGTACATCTTCCGGATCGAATAAATTAGTAAATAAGTTAAAAACGGAACTAAAAAAGAAAGATCTTGACAAAGAAATTGAAATTATTACAACAGGTTGTTTTGGATTATGTGCATTAGGACCAGTTGTAATTGTATATCCAGAGGGAGTATTTTATAGTAAAGTAGAAGAAAAAGATGTTCCAGAATTGGTAGAAGAACATTTTGTGAAAGGAAGAATTTTAAAAAGATTAGTATACAATGAAGCGATAGAAAAGGAAAAAATCCGAGCATTAAACGATGTAGACTTTTTTAAAAAACAAAAAAGAGTAGCCTTAAAAAATTGTGGGGTAATTAATCCAGAAAATATAGATGAATATCTTGCTTTTGATGGCTATAAAGCATTAGAAAAAGTTTTATTAAATATGAAACCTGATGATGTAATACAGGAAATCAAAGATTCAGGATTAAGAGGAAGAGGGGGAGCAGGTTTTCCAACGGCTTTAAAATGGACTTTTGCAAAGAATGCCAAAGAAGATCAAAAATATGTAGTATGCAATGCGGATGAAGGAGATCCTGGTGCTTTTATGGATAGAAGTATACTAGAAGGAGATCCGCATTCTGTAATAGAAGCTATGGCAATTGCAGCTTATGCAATAGGAGCAAATCAAGGGTTTATATACATCAGAGCAGAATATCCTATCGCAGTAAAAAGATTAGCTATTGCCATCAATCAAGCTAAAGAGTATGGATTATTGGGGGAAAATATTTTTGGTACTGATTTTAGTTTTGATCTAGATATTAGATTAGGTGCAGGAGCTTTTGTTTGTGGAGAGGAAACGGCTTTAATGCATTCTATAGAAGGGGGAAGAGGGGAACCTAGACCGAGACCACCTTTTCCAGCTAATAAAGGGCTTTTTGGGAAACCAACAGTATTAAATAATGTAGAAACCTATGCAAATATTCCTAAAATTATTTTAAATGGAGCAGAATGGTTTGCTTCTGTTGGAACTGAGAAATCAAAGGGAACTAAAGTCTTTGCACTAGGAGGAAAGATTAATAATACAGGGCTCTTGGAAATTCCAATGGGAACTACTCTTAGAGAGGTTATATTTGAAATCGGGGGAGGAATTCCTAATGGTAAGAAATTTAAAGCAGCACAAACTGGAGGGCCTTCTGGAGGATGTATTCCTGCTCAACATCTTGATACACCTATTGATTATGAATCTTTAGCAGAAATTGGATCAATTATGGGTTCTGGTGGACTGATTGTAATGGATGAAGATACTTGTATGGTAGATATTGCAAAATTCTTTTTAGAATTTACTGTGGAGGAATCTTGTGGGAAATGTCCGCCTTGTAGAATTGGTACAAAAAGAATGTTAGAAATATTAGAGAAAATTACAAGTGGGAAAGGAGAAGAAGGAGATATCGAAAAATTAGAGAAGCTAGCACAAAACATAAAAGATTCTGCTTTATGTGGTTTAGGACAAACAGCACCTAATCCTGTTTTATCTACTATTCGATATTTTAGAGATGAATATGAAGCTCATATTAAAGAAAAAAGATGTCCTGCAGGGGCTTGTAAATCTTTAGTTCGTTATAAAATACAAAAAGATCAATGTCGTGCTTGTGGAATTTGTGCAAAAAAATGTCCTGTTAGCTGCATTTCTGGAAAACCAAAGACACCTTATGTGATCGATCAAGAAAAATGTTTAAAATGTGGAACATGTTTAGAAGTATGTCCATTTAATGCGATTGTAAAAGGTTAGTAGAGGGGGATGAAAATGAAGGAAATCACATTGACAATAGATGATCAAAAAGTTACTGTACCAGAAGGTACAACCATATTAGAAGCAGCTAGAAAGGCAAATATTGAGATACCGACTCTTTGCTATTTAAAAGATATCAATGAAATTGGTGCTTGTAGAATGTGTTTGGTAGAAATTGAAGGCGCAAAAGCATTACAAGCTTCTTGTGTATACCCTGTGGTAGAAGGAATAGAAGTAAAGACCAGCTCTCCCAAAGTAAGAAAAGCAAGAAAGGCAAATCTAGAATTGATTTTATCCAATCATAATAGAGAATGTCTTACTTGTATCAGAAATGAAAATTGTGAATTACAGAAGTTATCTAAAGAATTAAATATAAAAGATATTCCTTATCAAGGAGAACAAGGAGATTTTACAATAGATTCTTTATCTCCATCTATTGTAAGAGATCAGAGCAAGTGTATCTTGTGTAGAAGATGCGTATCTGTTTGTAATGATGTGCAAGAAGTAGGAGCTTTAGGTGTATCTAATAGAGGTTTTTATACAAAAGTAGAGCCTGCTTTTGAAAAATCTATTAATGATGTAAACTGTATTTTCTGTGGTCAATGTATTGTAAATTGTCCTGTAGGAGCATTAAAGGAAAAAGATGATACACAAAGGGTATGGGATGCACTAGCTGATGAAAATAAACATGTTTTGGTGCAAACTGCTCCTGCAGTTCGAGCTGCTCTAGGAGAAGAATTTGGTTTACCCATAGGAACCAGAGTAACAGGGAAAATGGTAGCAGCATTAAGAAGATTAAGATTTGATAAGGTTTTTGATACGGATTTTGCTGCAGATTTAACGATTATAGAAGAAGGAAATGAATTATTAAAAAGATTAAAAGAGAAGGGTACTCTTCCTATGATTACTTCCTGCAGTCCTGGCTGGATTCGATATTGTGAATTCAATTATCCAGATTTATTGGACCATCTTTCTACTTGCAAGTCACCTGGACAAATGATGGGGGCAATGTTAAAAAGCTATTATGCACAACTTAATCATATAGATCCAAAAGATATTATTGTAGTATCTGTAATGCCTTGCACTTCTAAAAAGTTTGAGATCACAAGACCGGAACTTGAGCATGATGGACTTAGAGATGTAGATATCACCATTACAACTAGAGAACTAGCAAGAATGATCAAGGAAGCAGGAATTGATTTCTTAAAATTAGAAGAAGAAAATTATGATGAATTCTTTGGAGAGTCTACAGGTGCAGGTGTGATTTTTGGAGCTAGTGGTGGAGTTATGGAAGCAGCTTTA
This region includes:
- a CDS encoding ATP-binding protein, with translation MKELSLHVLDILQNALQAKAKLIQLRIIESTIENKLVIIVEDDGVGMSEELLKKVSDPFSTTRTTRRVGLGLSLLQAATQRCQGDFRIDSEKGKGTRVEASFQYDHIDRAPLGDMAETIESVLVSLENCELIYFHQFNEREFIFDTREIKKVLGEEISLWEPEVMQWIKEYIQEGLTNLYGGA
- a CDS encoding (2Fe-2S) ferredoxin domain-containing protein, which translates into the protein MKTLKELEEIRKKTLENINIRKGKESYRIVVGMATCGIAAGARPVLTAIMEQVSKLGLKDVTIAQTGCIGACRFEPIVEVYCPDGEKVTYIKMTPEKAKKMVESHIKNGKVVEEYTMTTIDGKIIDPVMKEK
- the nuoF gene encoding NADH-quinone oxidoreductase subunit NuoF, which encodes MNFYRSQVLICGGTGCTSSGSNKLVNKLKTELKKKDLDKEIEIITTGCFGLCALGPVVIVYPEGVFYSKVEEKDVPELVEEHFVKGRILKRLVYNEAIEKEKIRALNDVDFFKKQKRVALKNCGVINPENIDEYLAFDGYKALEKVLLNMKPDDVIQEIKDSGLRGRGGAGFPTALKWTFAKNAKEDQKYVVCNADEGDPGAFMDRSILEGDPHSVIEAMAIAAYAIGANQGFIYIRAEYPIAVKRLAIAINQAKEYGLLGENIFGTDFSFDLDIRLGAGAFVCGEETALMHSIEGGRGEPRPRPPFPANKGLFGKPTVLNNVETYANIPKIILNGAEWFASVGTEKSKGTKVFALGGKINNTGLLEIPMGTTLREVIFEIGGGIPNGKKFKAAQTGGPSGGCIPAQHLDTPIDYESLAEIGSIMGSGGLIVMDEDTCMVDIAKFFLEFTVEESCGKCPPCRIGTKRMLEILEKITSGKGEEGDIEKLEKLAQNIKDSALCGLGQTAPNPVLSTIRYFRDEYEAHIKEKRCPAGACKSLVRYKIQKDQCRACGICAKKCPVSCISGKPKTPYVIDQEKCLKCGTCLEVCPFNAIVKG
- a CDS encoding NADH-dependent [FeFe] hydrogenase, group A6 translates to MKEITLTIDDQKVTVPEGTTILEAARKANIEIPTLCYLKDINEIGACRMCLVEIEGAKALQASCVYPVVEGIEVKTSSPKVRKARKANLELILSNHNRECLTCIRNENCELQKLSKELNIKDIPYQGEQGDFTIDSLSPSIVRDQSKCILCRRCVSVCNDVQEVGALGVSNRGFYTKVEPAFEKSINDVNCIFCGQCIVNCPVGALKEKDDTQRVWDALADENKHVLVQTAPAVRAALGEEFGLPIGTRVTGKMVAALRRLRFDKVFDTDFAADLTIIEEGNELLKRLKEKGTLPMITSCSPGWIRYCEFNYPDLLDHLSTCKSPGQMMGAMLKSYYAQLNHIDPKDIIVVSVMPCTSKKFEITRPELEHDGLRDVDITITTRELARMIKEAGIDFLKLEEENYDEFFGESTGAGVIFGASGGVMEAALRTVADILNGKELKEFEYRQVRGTEGIKEAEIQITPDLTVKVAVASGGKNIKEIMEKVRRGEAEYHFIELMGCPGGCVCGGGQPIVSAKIKMDIDIGEERAKALYKEDQLLEYRKSHLNPSIQRLYKEFLGEPNGHKAHELLHTHYYKREKIKK